A stretch of DNA from Sebastes fasciatus isolate fSebFas1 chromosome 16, fSebFas1.pri, whole genome shotgun sequence:
GTGCAGAGAAACTGATGTGACTGAGAGGCGGTTCATGAAGCGGAAGATGTCACATCTCaagcctctgattggctgtttcaGAGGCCCGTCAACGCTGCTCCCACTGACCTTAATCCAGTGCAGTCGTCACTGCTGTATGTACAGCAACCAGAGCAACGCAACCCTGAACCTGATCACTGAGTCGGACCAGATCCACGTTAGTGTCCCCGGGTGATGACAGTCAGCAGATAAGCAtcggtgaggggggggggggggggcgttaaggtgacacatatatatatatatatatatatatatatataagaagagtttaaaaaTAAAGGACTGGCTGGTCGATGACGTCCGGTACACGAAGAGATGATGTTAGTGGTGACGGTGACGGTGATGTCGGGTAGAAACAATGATCAGAGCAATAAATACCAAAATAAAGAGTCATTATGGCTAGAGGAGCAATAAAAAAGATTCTACTAGACTCCGTCTGATCCAGGTCTGATCCAGGTCTGATCCAGGTCTGATCCAGGTCCGGATCCAGGTCCAGATCCAGGTCTGATCCAGGTCTGATCCAGGTCTGATCCAGGTCCGGATCCAGGTCCAGATCCAGGTCTGATCCAGGTCTGATCCAGGTCTGATCCAGGTCCGGGGGGTGCAGTCGCTCAGCGAAGACGTCGGCTGAGCTGGGGGGGGTGATtgggtggaggaggggggggggggggggctttacgggtccggtgtgtgtgtgtgtgtgtgtgtgcaggggggTAGTCATGTaagagacagaaggagaagTCTTGTCTCTCGGGTCCAGACCCCTTGCTGCCGCCTCgctgatatttttttcttcaattatttccaccccctccaccctcccgcctccctttgcacacacacatcaacacacacacacacacacacacacacacacacacacacacactcaaacacacactcaaacactccGTTCAAAGTTCAAGGTCCTTAGAGATTTGGGTGGCAATGTCCCGAAAAGCTAGCGGCGTCCCCCAGAGTCGCGTGTAGCGCACTCCGTTAGAAGTCTCGGAGGTGCCCGTGGAAAGGTGGCACACCTCGGCCTCGAAAGCCACGCGGCCCCCCGCCGCGCCGTGGGTGCAGGAGAGCAGAAAGGGGCCGGCATGGTGGACCTGGCAGCCGCATCCGAGCGCCGCCTCCCGCAGAGCCAGAACCACCTCCGCAGGGTCCCGCCGCCCGCCGCCTCTCAGATCCCGGCCACGTCCGATGGTCCGGGGCTCGGACGCTTTTTGATACCCAGGTAGATGGCAACTGGgagagaaagagcgagagagagaggagggatgtCTCTACTTGTCTCATAAACACAGAAATCATCTATCTTTCCAAGCAGCTGGAACACCTGCACTCACCTTGTGACCGCAAATCTCCTGATTCCCTCAGATTCATTTGTGACCCTGCAGGACAAACAGAGTAGAGTTAGTGAGAGGTAACCCAGCGACTGACCCACAACCCTCAGACGAGACGGCGTTCAGACAGTCAGACCaagcaggcaacaacaacaagcacGTGATGTGCACGACGGGGAGTCCTCACCTCGTCCGGTTCCTCATAACCTTTAAGGCATGCAGATATAAATGCAGTCCTTCTGTTCatgaccaggggtcagcaacctttgctatcaaaaacaaatctgtctggagccgctaACCCTTTAATCcctgtgatgaaggtaacagtttatagtctgaGTATATAGTAGATCAGTctgatgcagtgagggccagAGAGActatgtactacggagtattaggaccacattgagggagaacacgtctgagatttacacagtaaagtcagaatattatgagaaaaaagaaaataacacataaaatgactactttataatattatgactttattctctaaatctcagattgatttgttttcctcaatgtggccctaataccgtaccgtcgtaccgtcgtaccgtcgtaccatagacctacaacaacgagaaataaaaatgaaaatgtaaacacagaACAGTTATTTCCATTTATAATAGTCCAcatggagaggagctgaagatccactggagaggagcaacGATCCACTGGAGAGGAACTAAAgatctactggagaggagctgaagatccACTGGAGAGGAACTAAAgatccactggagaggagctgaagatccACTGGAGAGGAACTAAAgatctactggagaggagctgaagatccACTGGAGAGGAACTAAAgatctactggagaggagctgaagatccACTGGAGAGGAACTAAAGATCCACTGGAGAGGAACTAAAgatctactggagaggagcaaagatccactggagaggagctgaagatctactggagaggagctgaagatctACTGGAGAGGAACTAAAGATCTACTGGAGAGGAACTAAAGATCCACTGGAGAGGAACTAAAgatctactggagaggagctgaagatccACTGGAGAGGAACTGAAGATCCACTGGAGAGGAACTGAAGATCTACTGGAGAGGAACTAAAGATCCACTGGAGAGGAACTAAAgatctactggagaggagctgaagatccACTGGAGAGGAACTGAAGATCCACTGGAGAGGAACTAAAgatctactggagaggagctgaagatctACTGGAGAGGAACTAAAGATCTACTGGAGAGGAACTAAAGATCTACTGGAGAGGAACTAAAGATCTACTGGAGAGGAACTAAAgatctactggagaggagctgaagatccACTGGAGAGGAACTAAAgatccactggagaggagctgaagatccACTGGAGAGGAACTAAAgatctactggagaggagctgaagatccACTGGAGAGGAACTAAAgatctactggagaggagctgaagatccACTGGAGAGGAACTAAAGATCCACTGGAGAGGAACTAAAgatctactggagaggagcaaagatccactggagaggagctgaagatctactggagaggagctgaagatctactggagaggagctgaagatctACTGGAGAGGAACTAAAgatctactggagaggagctgaagatccACTGGAGAGGAACTAAAgatctactggagaggagctgaagatccACTGGAGAGGAACTAAAGATCCACTGGAGAGGAACTAAAgatctactggagaggagcaaagatccactggagaggagctgaagatctACTGGAGAGGAACTAAAgatctactggagaggagcaaagatccactggagaggagctgaagatctactggagaggagctgaagatctactggagaggagctgaagatctACTGGAGAGGAACTAAAgatctactggagaggagctgaagatccACTGGAGAGGAACTAAAgatctactggagaggagctgaagatccACTGGAGAGGAACTAAAGATCCACTGGAGAGGAACTAAAgatctactggagaggagcaaagatccactggagaggagctgaagatctACTGGAGAGGAACTAAAGATCTACTGGAGAGGAACTAAAGATCCACTGGAGAGGAACTAAAgatctactggagaggagctgaataTCCACTGGAGAGGAACTGAATATCCACTGGAGAGGAACTGAAGATCCACTGGAGAGGAACTAAAGATCTACTGGAGAGGAACTAAAgatctactggagaggagctgaagagctgcaggtttcTGACCCCTGTTCTAAAGACACTAAACATTCCTGTTCCATCCAACAACACATGGAATAAACATTTAGTGGCTTTCAACCATCGACCACAAACACAAGTTGAAAACATGAAACACCGTTTCTAAGGGTCATAAAGGACTCGTTGTCATGACACTGACCCTGAAACGGACCATGCGTCTGTGGGACCACCACGGTATGAAGACGATTAACAAGTCATGCAGACGAGCACTAATTCatagatggagggatggagagctcaTGCAGACGGATGGAGCGGCACAGGCAGACGAggaagaagacagagagagaagacagagacggagacggagatagagacagagatggagacagagacagagatagagacagagatagagacagagatagagatggagagagaagacggagacagagacagagtcagagacggagacagagataGAGTCAGAGATAGAGACGGAGAaagaagacagagacagagtcaTGGGAACTTACTAACTGTTTTTGATCCTTGTGGAAGAGTACAACCCGAGACTGATTTGTTTGAGCCCTGGCGCTTGGACGGGTCAAGGTTGACCCTGATGACGGTGGGGGGGGGCACAAcgagataaagagagaaaagagggaatACGggtaagagaaagagagagagagagagagagagagagagagagagagagagagagggagtggggggggggataaGAGAGAATATATTGAATCACAGCAGAGCCAGTGGTGGAGAAGAGCGCAGCAGGAACTGATTGGCGAGGATAAAGCTGAGGTTTGATAAGATTAGACATGTGTGATTATGACGACTGGGAGGGGGGGCGGAGGATAATCCGGGGCCACAGACGGGCTCGCCAAAAGGCCTCGGTGAATAACAACGTTCTGATCCACAGGCTGCGCTCCAGCTGACAGGAAGGacttcacaacaacaacaacaacaacaacaacaacaacgctgCATCATCTCATATGTTAATGTAAATACACACAAAGTCACACATTGTTCAAAacacagctactgcagttaatctatccagtatatcaggaacagctactgcagttaatctatccagtatataaggaacagctactgcagttaatctatccagtatataaggaacagctactgcagttaatctatccagtatatCAGGAACAGCTAAtgcagttaatctatccagtatatcaggaacagctactgcagttaatctatccagtatataaggaacagctactgcagttaatctatccagtatataaggaacagctactgcagttaatctatccagtatatCAGGAACAGCTAAtgcagttaatctatccagtatatCAGGAACAGCTAAtgcagttaatctatccagtatataaggaacagctactgcagttaatctatccagtatataaggaacagctactgcagttaatctatccagtatatCAGGAACAGCTAAtgcagttaatctatccagtatatcaggaacagctactgcagttaatctatccagtatataaggaacagctactgcagttaatctatccagtatataaggaacagctactgcagttaatctatccagtatattaggaacagctactgcagttaatctatccagtatattaggaacagctactgcagttaatctatccagtatataaggaacagctactgcagttaatctatccagtatatTAGGAACAACtactgcagttaatctatccagtatatAAGGAACAGCTAAtgcagttaatctatccagtatatcaggaacagctactgcagttaatctatccagtatataaggaacagctactgcagttaatctatccagtatatTAGGAACAGCTAAtgcagttaatctatccagtatatcaggaacagctactgcagttaatctatccagtatataaggaacagctactgcagttaatctatccagtatattaggaacagctactgcagttaatctatccagtatatTAGGAACAGCTAAtgcagttaatctatccagtatatAAGGAACAGCTAAtgcagttaatctatccagtatattaggaacagctactgcagttaatctatccagtatataaggaacagctactgcagttaatctatccagtatataaggaacagctactgcagttaatctatccagtatataaagaacagctactgcagttaatctatccagtatataaggaacagctactgcagttaatctatccagtatataaggaacagctactgcagttaatctatccagtatatcaggaacagctactgcagttaatctatccagtatatcaggaacagctactgcagttaatctatccagtatattaggaacagctactgcagttaatctatccagtatattaggaacagctactgcagttaatctatccagtatataaggaacagctactgcagttaatctatccagtatataaggaacagctactgcagttaatctatccagtatattaggaacagctactgcagttaatctatccagtatattaggaacagctactgcagttaatctatccagtatataaggaacagctactgcagttaatctatccagtatatAAGGAACAGCTAAtgcagttaatctatccagtatataaggaacagctactgcagttaatctatccagtatatCAGGAACAGCTAAtgcagttaatctatccagtatatCAGGAACAGCTAAtgcagttaatctatccagtatatAAGGAACAGCTAAtgcagttaatctatccagtatatAAGGAACAGCTAATGCAGTTAATTTATCCAGTATATCAGGAACAGCTAAtgcagttaatctatccagtatatCAGGAACAGCTAAtgcagttaatctatccagtatatcaggaacagctactgcagttaatctatccagtatattaggaacagctactgcagttaatctatccagtatataaggaacagctactgcagttaatctatccagtatataaggaacagctactgcagttaatctatccagtatataaggaacagctactgcagttaatctatccagtatatAAGGAACAGCTAAtgcagttaatctatccagtatatTAGGAACAGCTAAtgcagttaatctatccagtatatcaggaacagctactgcagttaatctatccagtatattaggaacagctactgcagttaatctatccagtatattaggaacagctactgcagttaatctatccagtatataaggaacagctactgcagttaatctatccagtatatcaggaacagctactgcagttaatctatccagtatatcaggaacagctactgcagttaatctatccagtatataaggaacagctactgcagttaatctatccagtatatAAGGAACAGCTAAtgcagttaatctatccagtatataaggaacagctactgcagttaatctatccagtatatCAGGAACAGCTAAtgcagttaatctatccagtatattaggaacagctactgcagttaatctatccagtatatCAGGAACAGCTAAtgcagttaatctatccagtatattaggaacagctactgcagttaatctatccagtatatTAGGAACAGCTAAtgcagttaatctatccagtatattaggaacagctactgcagttaatctatccagtatatCAGGAACAGCTAAtgcagttaatctatccagtatattaggaacagctactgcagttaatctatccagtatattaggaacagctactgcagttaatctatccagtatatTAGGAACAGCTAATGCAGTTAATCTATTCAGTATATTAGGAACAGCtactgcagttaatctatccagtatatCAGGAACAGCTAAtgcagttaatctatccagtatattaggaacagctactgcagttaatctatccagtatatcaggaacagctactgcagttaatctatccagtatattaggaacagctactgcagttaatctatccagtatatCAGGAACAGCTAAtgcagttaatctatccagtatattaggaacagctactgcagttaatctatccagtatatAAGGAACAGCTAAtgcagttaatctatccagtatattaggaacagctactgcagttaatctatccagtatatcaggaacagctactgcagttaatctatccagtatattaggaacagctactgcagttaatctatccagtatatCAGGAACAGCTATtgcagttaatctatccagtatattaggaacagctactgcagttaatctatccagtatatTAGGAACAGCTAAtgcagttaatctatccagtatattaggaacagctactgcagttaatctatccagtatatCAGGAACAGCTAAtgcagttaatctatccagtatattaggaacagctactgcagttaatctatccagtatattaggaacagctactgcagttaatctatccagtatattaggaacagctactgcagttaatctatccagtatataaggaacagctactgcagttaatctatccagtatattaggaacagctactgcagttaatctatccagtatataaggaacagctactgcagttaatctatccagtatattaggaacagctactgcagttaatctatccagtatataaggaacagctactgcagttaatctatccagtatatcaggaacagctactgcagttaatctatccagtatatTAGGAACAGCTACTATACAGCGTCTGGGGAGCATTTTTAGGGGgctggtgccttgctcaagggcacctcggcagttGCCAAGGTTGGAGGTGAAGTGGCATCTCTGCAACTACCAGTCCACACTCAATACTTGGTCTGTGTGGGGACTTGAACCCGCGATCCTCCGGTTTCCAAATCAACTCCTCATggactgagctgctgctgcccggATTTAATGTGAATCTCGTCTTCTAAAGACGGAATACACCGATCACATGATAACCACCTGCCTCATATTGAGTAGGTCCTCCTCCTGatccgtggaggcatggactcctctagacctctgaaggtctgacccgtggaggcatggactcctctagacctctgaaggtctgacctgTGGAGGCATGGcctcctctagacctctgaaggtctgacccgtggaggcatggactccactagacctctgaaggtctgacccgtggaggcatggactcctctagacctctgaaggtctgacccgtggaagcatggactcctctagacctctgaaggtctgacccgtggaggcatggactcctctagacctctgaaggtctgacctgTGGAGGCATGGcctcctctagacctctgaaggtctgacccgtggaggcatggactccactagacctctgaaggtctgacccgtggaggcattgactcctctagacctctgaaggtctgacctgtggaggcatggactcctctagacctctgaaggtctgctgtggtatctggcaccaagccatcagcagcagatcctttaagtcctgtataagttgtgaggtggggcctccgtggatcggacttgtttgtccagaacatcccacagatgctccattggattgagatctggagaatttggaggccgagtcaacacctccaactcatcgtcatccacatgatgtaaaagaaaacgtgattcatcagaccgggccaccttcttccatcgctccgtggtccagttctgatgctcacgtgcccattgtagaaGCTGTTGgtcggtggacacgggtcagcgtggtcaccctgaccggtccccgtaccaacaaactgctcctcactgtgtgttctgacacctttctatcagaaccagcattaacttgttcagcagtttgagctccagtagctcttctattggatcagacaacacgggccagccttcgctccccacgtgcatcaatgagcctcgggtctgaccctgtcgccggttcaccggttctccttccttggaccacttttggtaggtcctgaccactgcagaccgggaacatcccacaagagctgcaggtctggagatgctctgacccggtcgtctagccagcactatctggccctcgtcaaagtccctcacatccttacgctggccctccttacACTGGCCCTCCTTACACTGgccctccttacgctggccctccttacACTGGCCCTCCCTACACTGGCCCTCCTTACACTGgccctccttacgctggccctccttacactggccctccttacgctggccctccttacACTGGCCCTCCTTACACTGGCCCTCCTTACACTGgccctccttacgctggcccattttttctgcttccaacacaaagttcaacatgttcacttgctgtctaatatacccccccactgccaggtgccatggtaaccagataatcaatgttattctcTTCACCTGTCggtggtctgaatgttatggctgatcggtgtaggttcgctaggctagctgtttcccctgcttccagtcttcatgctaagctaacagctgtagcttcatatctaATGCTCAGACATGAGAGCGGTATCCATCTCGTGACATGTGACATGTGGCGTTCATCTACATACCTGCGAGTGAGTTTGGAGGTCAGCTTGGTGAAGAGGTTGGAGGTTGCCCTGGTGCGGGCGTGGGGCAGGGGGCTGGCGTCGTGGTGGGACAATGTGGGTGAAGTGGGCGGGGCCGAGTAGACCGGGGGCCCGCGGTCCCTCAGCTGTCCCCCGTGAAAGGTGCTGCGGATGGTGGAGCCTCGGGTCAGGCGGCATCGGTccgaagaggaagaggaggaggcggctCCGGCGCCAGAGATGCTGAGCGTGGAGGGAGACGCTACAGGCAAGCGGTGGCCCAGAGAGCTGCAGGGAAGGAAAGGAATGATCGTAAACTCGCCACCATTATCTTGTTTGCTGAAATCTATTTACTTTGTTTAAATGAGCTCCACATGGTAGAAGTATTCACAATTTAATTGGATAAAAaccctttaaattaaaaatggacTTCTGTCTTTAAGCTCCGTTGGCTTCTAGTGATTTACAGCTACGTTCGCTGTCTGATGGGAGAAATACGTCCAGGTCTGTCTCATTTTGAAGACGTGAGCATGTTGGTAGAACTGTAGAAACTGAACCGGCAAGATTCCAAGACACAAAACGTACCGGGAAGTTCTATTTCAGACTTTCACACATCCTCCGAACTAACACCAGAGAACTGCTCCCTCTTAGAGTAAATATCTTCAGGCTAAATGACTGGAGCACCCATCTTACACCTTCCTTTTGAAGTTAATGTTTGATTTTAGCTGATACAGATCCAGAGGATACGTGGCTCCATCACATAGTACCTATTAAAGATCTGAACTGACACACAGCGGTACCTGTTGTCTTTGCCGTTCTGCAGAAGAGAGTGTCTGTCGGCGCCCGAGCGGTCCGTGCACACGTATGTGTTCCTGCGTGTCATGGCGCTTCCAGGGATGTTATTCTACAGAGAGGAGGATCATTTAGCTTTAACAGTGTGTAGTGGACGTGGTTCCACTGAATATCACAGTGTCAACGTCAGTATACATGAGGACTATGTTAAACAGTGTCACTGTTACTAACTACCAGAGGTGCTAGAGCACTCAAGTAGAAGTACTGTTCCTTTGCAAAAAAGAGTGAAGTAAAAGTAGTGATCAAATAACATTAGAGAAAATAAAATTAGAGAgctaaaaacaaaagtctgagaAGCTCTCTCGGCCCTTTTTTTCTCTGACTTCCAAATggacgtcctcctcctctctacctGAGGAGGACGCCGCTCATTTACCGTGGTTGCGGTCATGTCTTTGCGGCGGTCTGGGATCTCAGACTTGTTGGGGTTGTTGGCACTGCTGACCATGGGGCTGGAGGGGGGGAGGCTGTGGCTCCCCATCACGCTACAGCTGGCCTTACGCGAAGGCATCCGTCCCTCCCGCAGCTCACGCTCACCCGTGCTAGTGGGGCTCCGTTTGGGGTGCATGACGGGCATGGAAGGCCCGCCTTTGTTGTGGAggacagcagagcagagacacatagagactcGTATAAGGAATATTCTGCATGGACAGCACAGTGGGTTATACAAGGTACATCCGGCCACGAGGGCGTGCCACATGGCTCCGTATTAGGTCCACTTTTATTTACTATCTATGGGTCAAAACGTGTCAGATGCTAATTTTCATTTCTATGCTGTCAACTCTGCAAAATGCTTTTAATGTCGTCCAAAATACCAGACTAACTGAAACCTGTTCTTAATGCGGATAACACCAAACTCATATTCCCTCAAGGTCACTGTTGATGCAAGATATAGCTGACCACAAGGGCGTGCCACAGGGCTCTGCATTAGGTCCActtttatttactatttatataaataatttgGGTCAACACGTttctatgctgatgacactGTTATATACTGTGCGTCACCTCTTGTGCAGGAAACTGAATCCTTGCAAAATGCTTTGAATGTGCTGAATCTTGTTCTTAATGCGGACGAGACCAAACTCATGTTCCCTCAACTTAGAGGTTGTAAACTCTTATAAATATCTCGGTATTTTGATTGATGACCTCACTTTCAAGCCACATGTGCAGAACCTGGTGAAAAGCTGAGGCTAAAAGTAGGTTTTTATTTTCTGGCATAAgtagtgtttttcttttaaagtaaaaaagcGACTTGTTGCCGCCACTTCGTACGGTTGACACAGCTTACCGTGCTTCTCTCTCTGAGGTTCATTACCGATTGTAAAGTTATTCTCTCGGGTGGGATGGCCTGCCCTGGCCACCCAGAGGCTCTGTCAATGGTACAactttatatataaatctaCTCCCATACAACCTACTGTATGTGTCCTCATCACACAGAAAAGGGACGGACAATACTCTCTGCATCTCAGGACTTCTTACGGACACTGGAAAAGGGGCTTTAGTGTATTCTGCACCCTCGGCACAGACTACATTGCAGAATGATTGAAACTCAGTGAGTTGGTCTCGTTGAATGCttttaaatccaaaatgaaAGAATTAGAAGGACATTCTTTAAGATGTGAATGTTTTTAAATTCACCTGGCTGtgttatttgatttgtttgtcttcctttgtgttttctgtctgtaaTTGAATGTATTTAAATGCTGCTGCTGGACATCGGCCAGGTCGACCTTGAataagagattcttaatctcaatgagtttcACCTGGtgaaataaaggttaaaaataaataaatgcaataccCCCTCCGTAGGATATCTGTAAATCCTCCAGTGCATATAATGTTTCTTTGCTTGTTTAAACTCCAAATTGCAGTTTTTAGTCTTTCTAAAGTCTCTCTTCACGTGTGAagaatgtgtttctgtgtggaaGAGACATGAATATCATCAGTTGATTGAACAGCAGAAGAGGTGAAGATGCCAGGTTGTTCCAGGTCTCAGAGAGCAATGGGGAATGTTAGAGAAGAGACTCACAGAAGTCGCTGTGTCGCCGCTGCCTGTGGTAGGTGGAGGCACTGCGCTGGGTCTTGCTatgtgaggaggaggtggaggaggaagaggagccgGTGGCCGAGGAGTGCTTGTTGGTCCCGTTGGTGATGGGGCTGGGTCGTACCCTCGCCAGGGACAGGCTGCTGGCCGTGCGAGCCTCGCTGCCCTCCTGTAACGTCACAGTgatgtcagttttaaagctagagtgaagatactgaaactagagaacctgatgaatccatcggtaccaaccatgtcatactactagtgctactactgctgctactgctactactactactactactactactgctactactactactgctactgctactactgctgctactactactactgctgctactactactactactactactactactactgctactactgctgctactactactactactgctgctactactactactactgctactactactgctactactactactgctgctactactactactgctgctactactactactactgctactactactactgctgctactgctactactactactactactactactactgctactgctactactactgctactactactactgctgctactgctactactactactactactactactactactactactactg
This window harbors:
- the mark4a gene encoding MAP/microtubule affinity-regulating kinase 4 isoform X1 is translated as MSSRSALPSGNDRSTGDHHVSLGASRSDKATSQSSRSLGARCRNSIASCSDEQPHIGNYRLLKTIGKGNFAKVKLARHILTGKEVAIKIIDKTQLNPTSLQKLFREVRIMKGLNHPNIVQLFEVIETDKTLYLIMEYASGGEVFDYLVSHGRMKEVEARAKFRQIVSAVHYCHTKNIVHRDLKAENLLLDADANIKIADFGFSNEFTLGNKLDTFCGSPPYAAPELFQGKKYDGPEVDVWSLGVILYTLVSGSLPFDGQNLKELRERVLRGKYRVPFYMSTDCEGILRRFLVLNPTKRCTLDQVMKDKWINSGYEGDDLKPHIEPVEDFSDPVRIEVMVGMGFTSEEIKDSLLNQKYNEVTATYLLLGRKGDEGSEARTASSLSLARVRPSPITNGTNKHSSATGSSSSSTSSSHSKTQRSASTYHRQRRHSDFCGPSMPVMHPKRSPTSTGERELREGRMPSRKASCSVMGSHSLPPSSPMVSSANNPNKSEIPDRRKDMTATTNNIPGSAMTRRNTYVCTDRSGADRHSLLQNGKDNSSLGHRLPVASPSTLSISGAGAASSSSSSDRCRLTRGSTIRSTFHGGQLRDRGPPVYSAPPTSPTLSHHDASPLPHARTRATSNLFTKLTSKLTRRVTNESEGIRRFAVTSCHLPGYQKASEPRTIGRGRDLRGGGRRDPAEVVLALREAALGCGCQVHHAGPFLLSCTHGAAGGRVAFEAEVCHLSTGTSETSNGVRYTRLWGTPLAFRDIATQISKDLEL